Proteins from a genomic interval of Crassostrea angulata isolate pt1a10 chromosome 7, ASM2561291v2, whole genome shotgun sequence:
- the LOC128155974 gene encoding electroneutral sodium bicarbonate exchanger 1-like isoform X2 encodes MTDSHEETVRDYGLTRNFSSDNFASDAHRQMIGVRLPRRQQRPGRSSSSRRHRDQNGYPRSSDASSPTSVSPSEHIQQLLLENDDTHNVFCQMDTLYTALNEYQWRETARWVKYEEDVEDGGERWSKPHVASLSLHSLFELRSSLLMGAVMLDMDAYHITQVADLIIDQLINAKLLESNLRDNVRAAITANHAHQHQKRRRSMMPTQQESMADFRKRSMKRNFSSNMSFRKDSSAKLNRNPNSVPENIGDILSDSASSAKLNQQFMKKIPDGSEAANILVGEMDCLKYQITAFVRLTEARSIGDLTEVPLPTRFIFLLLGPPGSHNKNVEMGRSMSTMMVDEVFREVAYRAKSRQDILSGIDEFLDQVTVLPPGEWDPKIRLEPPDKVPSQDPRKQQNAKVPEGPKVAAEQIEEEESHIDPTLVRTGRLFGGLVADIKRKIPWYASDFKDCLHIQCVASTLYLYLATLTPNVTFGGLLGLATNQYMGTMECILTAAIVGILFALFAGQPLNILGSTGPMLVLEMIVYSFCIDQGWDYMPFRAWTGIWTTVIIMLVVAFDLSALVRYITRFTEESFACLIAIIFIYEAIKKVIGITKKYPVNLNPEHEYFFNCTCTPPIDNSTYFNATNLTMAAGPTYAVQEMTTMSYANSSSIDFSTLTEDMCEMYNGTMVGPDCGHHPYAADVFFLSVILFFGTYVIATSLKDFKTSGYFPSFVRQIFSDFAVLLAIILMVGLDMAIGIPTPKLEVPENFAPTKPGRPWFINPISDKNPWWVILVSAIPAFLSTILIFLDQQITAVIVNRKENKLKKGNGYHLDMFVVGICVLICSLLGLPWYVAATVSALAHIMSLKKESECSAPGEKPVFLGCREQRVTALVVGILSGLSVFMTKILKVIPMPVLYGVFLFMGVAALKGMQFVDRLALIFMPKKYQPDHMYLRHVPIKRVHLFTFFQIVCLAVLWVVKMIKSISILFPVMVLGTCIVRKLFDYIFEQRELKWLDDLMPEDKKMAKEDQEIAGEGEKDQLLNEEESKFNYNRVNISEEVNKTGMWLQVRRSSTREDSLHDKNRKNMKNEENSEKKGQKAAFYFGENA; translated from the exons ATGACGGATTCTCACGAGGAAACAGTGAGGGATTATGGGCTGACTCGGAACTTTAGCAGCGACAATTTCG CTAGCGATGCTCATCGTCAGATGATAGGGGTACGGTTGCCAAGGAGACAACAGCGTCCTGGTCGCTCTTCATCTTCCAGACGACATCGGGATCAAAATGGCTACCCTAGATCGTCTGATGCTTCAAGTCCCA cTTCAGTGTCGCCTAGTGAACACATTCAACAACTCCTTCTCGAGAACGATGACACACACAACGTTTTCTGTCAGATGGACACACTTTACACCGCTCTGAATGAGTACCAATGGAGAGAGACAGCAAG ATGGGTGAAATATGAAGAAGATGTAGAAGATGGAGGAGAGCGTTGGTCTAAGCCCCACGTTGCCTCACTTTCGCTACATTCCCTGTTTGAACTCCGGTCCTCCCTGCTGATGGGAGCTGTGATGTTAGACATGGATGCTTACCATATCACCCAGGTTGCTG ACCTCATCATCGATCAGCTCATTAATGCCAAACTCTTGGAAAGCAACCTTCGCGACAACGTCAGAGCAGCAATAACAGCAAACCACGCCCATCAGCATCAAAAGCGCAGGCGAAGTATGATGCCAACTCAACAAGAATCAATGGCCGACTTCCGAAAACGTTCAATGAAGAGAAACTTTTCTAGTAACATGTCTTTCAGAAAGG ACAGCTCAGCAAAATTAAACAGAAATCCAAATAGTGTTCCTGAAAACATTGGTGACATTTTGAGCGATTCTGCTTCAAGTGCTAAg CTGAACCAACAGTTCATGAAAAAGATTCCTGATGGGTCGGAAGCTGCCAACATTTTGGTTGGAGAGATGGATTGCCTGAAGTATCAGATTACCGCCTTTGTGAGACTGACCGAGGCACGGTCTATCGGGGACCTGACAGAGGTCCCTCTGCCAACAAGGTTCATCTTCCTCCTCCTAGGACCTCCCGGGAGCCACAACAAAAACGTAGAGATGGGACGTTCCATGTCCACAATGATGGTTGATGAG GTCTTCAGGGAAGTTGCATACCGGGCCAAAAGTAGGCAAGATATTTTGTCTGGAATCGACGAGTTCCTTGACCAGGTCACGGTTCTTCCTCCCGGAGAGTGGGATCCTAAAATCAGGCTAGAGCCTCCTGACAAAGTACCATCCCAG GACCCAAGGAAACAACAGAACGCCAAGGTTCCAGAGGGTCCGAAAGTAGCAGCAGAACAGATTGAAGAGGAAGAATCTCATATCGATCCAACATTAGTACGAACTGGCAG aCTGTTTGGAGGTTTGGTGGCCGACATCAAACGAAAGATTCCGTGGTATGCCAGCGACTTCAAAGATTGTCTTCACATCCAGTGTGTGGCGTCCACATTGTATCTCTACCTGGCTACTCTTACACCAAATGTTACATTCGGAGGACTTCTAGGACTGGCAACAAACCAATACATG GGTACGATGGAATGCATCTTGACCGCAGCTATCGTTGGCATTCTCTTTGCTCTCTTTGCTGGGCAACCGCTGAATATTCTGGGTAGTACTGGTCCCATGTTGGTTCTTGAAATGATTGTCTACAGCTTCTGTAT TGATCAAGGATGGGATTACATGCCTTTCCGGGCGTGGACGGGAATCTGGACAACAGTTATCATCATGCTTGTAGTGGCCTTTGACCTCAGTGCGCTTGTGCGGTACATCACGAGATTTACCGAGGAGAGCTTCGCTTGCCTGATCGCCATTATCTTCATTTACGAAGCTATCAAAAAAGTCATCGGAATCACCAAAAAGTATCCCGTCAATCTCAACCCAGAGCATGAATACTTCTTCAACTGCACTTGTACGCCACCGATTGACAATTCCACCTACTTTAATGCAACGAACCTAACGATGGCTGCTGGGCCGACATACGCTGTACAAGAGATGACAACCATGAGCTACGCCAATTCCAGCTCCATTGACTTCTCGACGCTGACGGAGGACATGTGCGAGATGTACAATGGAACCATGGTGGGACCGGATTGTGGTCATCATCCGTATGCCGCCGACGTCTTCTTCCTGTCCGTCATCTTGTTCTTTGGCACCTACGTCATTGCAACATCTCTGAAGGACTTCAAGACCAGTGGATACTTCCCTAGCTTT GTTCGTCAAATCTTCAGTGACTTTGCTGTGCTGCTAGCCATTATTCTCATGGTCGGTCTAGATATGGCCATTGGCATTCCCACGCCTAAACTAGAAGTACCAGAAAATTTCGCT CCAACAAAGCCCGGCCGTCCATGGTTTATCAACCCCATCAGCGACAAGAACCCCTGGTGGGTCATCCTTGTGTCCGCTATTCCAGCTTTCCTGTCTACCATTTTGATTTTCCTTGATCAGCAGATCACAGCTGTCATCGTCAACAGAAAGGAGAATAAACTGAAG AAAGGAAACGGTTACCACTTGGACATGTTCGTGGTCGGTATCTGCGTGCTGATCTGCTCGCTGCTTGGTCTGCCGTGGTACGTCGCCGCCACTGTGTCCGCCCTGGCCCACATCATGAGTCTGAAGAAGGAATCCGAATGCTCCGCCCCTGGTGAAAAGCCGGTCTTCTTAGGATGTCG CGAACAACGTGTGACAGCGCTGGTGGTCGGTATCCTCAGTGGTCTCTCTGTCTTTATGACCAAAATCTTGAAG GTTATCCCTATGCCTGTGTTGTACGGTGTCTTCTTATTCATGGGTGTCGCAGCTCTTAAAGGAATGCag TTTGTTGACCGCCTCGCTCTCATCTTCATGCCCAAGAAGTACCAGCCCGATCACATGTACCTTCGTCACGTGCCGATCAAGCGTGTCCACCTCTTCACCTTCTTCCAAATCGTCTGTCTGGCTGTACTGTGGGTGGTGAAGATGATCAAGTCCATCTCCATTCTCTTCCCCGTCATG GTTTTGGGTACTTGTATTGTACGAAAGTTGTTTGACTATATCTTCGAGCAAAGAGAGTTAAAATGGCTGGATGACTTGATGCCGGAGGATAAGAAGATGGCAAAGGAGGACCAAGAAATAGCTGGAGAAGGCGAG AAAGATCAGCTGCTGAATGAGGAGGAGTCAAAGTTCAACTACAACCGAGTCAACATCTCTGAGGAGGTCAACAAGACCGGTATGTGGCTCCAAGTGCGCCGCAGTTCCACCAGGGAGGACTCACTCCACGA CAAAAATAGAAAGAACATGAAGAACGAAGAAAATTCAGAGAAAAAGGGACAAAAAGCCGCCTTCTACTTCGGAGAAAACGCGTAA
- the LOC128156632 gene encoding uncharacterized protein LOC128156632 codes for MIKYSKFFTPWTALFFIILKVFVASDVSSTGIKRQDGVKLTNRLLESVHGVGFIMCIRECQTRGDCFSVSYSRSHLICDLHRSSVRKENDASLVSEDPLFTYVDMADVASSPLSSCSSTGSCGSLATKCVQLSSQKTVCVNPVPRPSIKTSTPLSASSIVQSTTSVSTATDSSSISTTPNSSFCPAPFIESDDGKLCISIMQNKMSRDNAKSECQKTSNCLLLRIDSEEAQNSISAFLTKHMNSNVGNMWIDGTYENSKWTLSSGEMVYTNWKSKRSPKAGEDCILLMSDNSKWDPTLCSAKNSFLCEIKIT; via the exons atGATAAAATATTCGAAATTCTTCACCCCTTGGACcgctttattttttattattttaaaagtttttgtagCTTCCGACGTTTCGTCTACGGGAATAAAAAGACAAGATGGTGTCAAATTGACAAATCGTTTGTTGGAATCTGTTCATGGTGTTGGATTTATCATGTGTATAAGAGAATGTCAAACGCGGGGGGATTGCTTCTCCGTGAGCTACAGTAGATCCCATCTTATCTGTGACTTACACCGGAGCAGTGTCCGAAAGGAAAACGACGCCTCATTGGTGTCTGAGGATCCGCTTTTCACATACGTGGACATGGCAGATGTTGCTTCT aGCCCGTTGTCCTCTTGCTCTTCAACCGGAAGTTGTGGATCCTTGGCGACTAAATGTGTCCAGCTGAGTAGTCAGAAGACGGTGTGTGTGAACCCAG TTCCCAGGCCATCTATTAAGACTTCTACACCGCTGTCTGCCTCGAGTATTGTGCAAAGTACGACTTCGGTATCAACTGCAACTGATTCGTCATCGATTTCAACAACTCCAAATTCATCTTTTTGTCCAGCACCGTTCATAGAAAGTGACGACGGGAAGTTATGTATTTCCATCATGCAGAACAAAATGTCACGTGACAACGCCAAATCCGAGTGCCAAAAGACAAGCAACTGTTTATTACTTCGAATTGATTCGGAAGAAGCACAGAATAgtatttcagctttcctgacgaAGCATATGAACTCTA ATGTGGGTAACATGTGGATTGATGGAACATACGAGAATTCAAAGTGGACACTTTCTTCGGGTGAAATGGTGTACACAAACTGGAAGTCTAAGAGATCGCCTAAAGCAGGGGAGGACTGTATCTTATTGATGTCAGACAACTCTAAATGGGATCCAACCCTATGCTCCGCTAAAAATTCCTTTCTGTGTGAAATTAAGATTACATGA
- the LOC128155974 gene encoding electrogenic sodium bicarbonate cotransporter 1-like isoform X1 — protein MTDSHEETVRDYGLTRNFSSDNFASDAHRQMIGVRLPRRQQRPGRSSSSRRHRDQNGYPRSSDASSPNVPENTTGLPASVSPSEHIQQLLLENDDTHNVFCQMDTLYTALNEYQWRETARWVKYEEDVEDGGERWSKPHVASLSLHSLFELRSSLLMGAVMLDMDAYHITQVADLIIDQLINAKLLESNLRDNVRAAITANHAHQHQKRRRSMMPTQQESMADFRKRSMKRNFSSNMSFRKDSSAKLNRNPNSVPENIGDILSDSASSAKLNQQFMKKIPDGSEAANILVGEMDCLKYQITAFVRLTEARSIGDLTEVPLPTRFIFLLLGPPGSHNKNVEMGRSMSTMMVDEVFREVAYRAKSRQDILSGIDEFLDQVTVLPPGEWDPKIRLEPPDKVPSQDPRKQQNAKVPEGPKVAAEQIEEEESHIDPTLVRTGRLFGGLVADIKRKIPWYASDFKDCLHIQCVASTLYLYLATLTPNVTFGGLLGLATNQYMGTMECILTAAIVGILFALFAGQPLNILGSTGPMLVLEMIVYSFCIDQGWDYMPFRAWTGIWTTVIIMLVVAFDLSALVRYITRFTEESFACLIAIIFIYEAIKKVIGITKKYPVNLNPEHEYFFNCTCTPPIDNSTYFNATNLTMAAGPTYAVQEMTTMSYANSSSIDFSTLTEDMCEMYNGTMVGPDCGHHPYAADVFFLSVILFFGTYVIATSLKDFKTSGYFPSFVRQIFSDFAVLLAIILMVGLDMAIGIPTPKLEVPENFAPTKPGRPWFINPISDKNPWWVILVSAIPAFLSTILIFLDQQITAVIVNRKENKLKKGNGYHLDMFVVGICVLICSLLGLPWYVAATVSALAHIMSLKKESECSAPGEKPVFLGCREQRVTALVVGILSGLSVFMTKILKVIPMPVLYGVFLFMGVAALKGMQFVDRLALIFMPKKYQPDHMYLRHVPIKRVHLFTFFQIVCLAVLWVVKMIKSISILFPVMVLGTCIVRKLFDYIFEQRELKWLDDLMPEDKKMAKEDQEIAGEGEKDQLLNEEESKFNYNRVNISEEVNKTGMWLQVRRSSTREDSLHDKNRKNMKNEENSEKKGQKAAFYFGENA, from the exons ATGACGGATTCTCACGAGGAAACAGTGAGGGATTATGGGCTGACTCGGAACTTTAGCAGCGACAATTTCG CTAGCGATGCTCATCGTCAGATGATAGGGGTACGGTTGCCAAGGAGACAACAGCGTCCTGGTCGCTCTTCATCTTCCAGACGACATCGGGATCAAAATGGCTACCCTAGATCGTCTGATGCTTCAAGTCCCA ATGTGCCAGAAAATACAACCGGTCTTCCTG cTTCAGTGTCGCCTAGTGAACACATTCAACAACTCCTTCTCGAGAACGATGACACACACAACGTTTTCTGTCAGATGGACACACTTTACACCGCTCTGAATGAGTACCAATGGAGAGAGACAGCAAG ATGGGTGAAATATGAAGAAGATGTAGAAGATGGAGGAGAGCGTTGGTCTAAGCCCCACGTTGCCTCACTTTCGCTACATTCCCTGTTTGAACTCCGGTCCTCCCTGCTGATGGGAGCTGTGATGTTAGACATGGATGCTTACCATATCACCCAGGTTGCTG ACCTCATCATCGATCAGCTCATTAATGCCAAACTCTTGGAAAGCAACCTTCGCGACAACGTCAGAGCAGCAATAACAGCAAACCACGCCCATCAGCATCAAAAGCGCAGGCGAAGTATGATGCCAACTCAACAAGAATCAATGGCCGACTTCCGAAAACGTTCAATGAAGAGAAACTTTTCTAGTAACATGTCTTTCAGAAAGG ACAGCTCAGCAAAATTAAACAGAAATCCAAATAGTGTTCCTGAAAACATTGGTGACATTTTGAGCGATTCTGCTTCAAGTGCTAAg CTGAACCAACAGTTCATGAAAAAGATTCCTGATGGGTCGGAAGCTGCCAACATTTTGGTTGGAGAGATGGATTGCCTGAAGTATCAGATTACCGCCTTTGTGAGACTGACCGAGGCACGGTCTATCGGGGACCTGACAGAGGTCCCTCTGCCAACAAGGTTCATCTTCCTCCTCCTAGGACCTCCCGGGAGCCACAACAAAAACGTAGAGATGGGACGTTCCATGTCCACAATGATGGTTGATGAG GTCTTCAGGGAAGTTGCATACCGGGCCAAAAGTAGGCAAGATATTTTGTCTGGAATCGACGAGTTCCTTGACCAGGTCACGGTTCTTCCTCCCGGAGAGTGGGATCCTAAAATCAGGCTAGAGCCTCCTGACAAAGTACCATCCCAG GACCCAAGGAAACAACAGAACGCCAAGGTTCCAGAGGGTCCGAAAGTAGCAGCAGAACAGATTGAAGAGGAAGAATCTCATATCGATCCAACATTAGTACGAACTGGCAG aCTGTTTGGAGGTTTGGTGGCCGACATCAAACGAAAGATTCCGTGGTATGCCAGCGACTTCAAAGATTGTCTTCACATCCAGTGTGTGGCGTCCACATTGTATCTCTACCTGGCTACTCTTACACCAAATGTTACATTCGGAGGACTTCTAGGACTGGCAACAAACCAATACATG GGTACGATGGAATGCATCTTGACCGCAGCTATCGTTGGCATTCTCTTTGCTCTCTTTGCTGGGCAACCGCTGAATATTCTGGGTAGTACTGGTCCCATGTTGGTTCTTGAAATGATTGTCTACAGCTTCTGTAT TGATCAAGGATGGGATTACATGCCTTTCCGGGCGTGGACGGGAATCTGGACAACAGTTATCATCATGCTTGTAGTGGCCTTTGACCTCAGTGCGCTTGTGCGGTACATCACGAGATTTACCGAGGAGAGCTTCGCTTGCCTGATCGCCATTATCTTCATTTACGAAGCTATCAAAAAAGTCATCGGAATCACCAAAAAGTATCCCGTCAATCTCAACCCAGAGCATGAATACTTCTTCAACTGCACTTGTACGCCACCGATTGACAATTCCACCTACTTTAATGCAACGAACCTAACGATGGCTGCTGGGCCGACATACGCTGTACAAGAGATGACAACCATGAGCTACGCCAATTCCAGCTCCATTGACTTCTCGACGCTGACGGAGGACATGTGCGAGATGTACAATGGAACCATGGTGGGACCGGATTGTGGTCATCATCCGTATGCCGCCGACGTCTTCTTCCTGTCCGTCATCTTGTTCTTTGGCACCTACGTCATTGCAACATCTCTGAAGGACTTCAAGACCAGTGGATACTTCCCTAGCTTT GTTCGTCAAATCTTCAGTGACTTTGCTGTGCTGCTAGCCATTATTCTCATGGTCGGTCTAGATATGGCCATTGGCATTCCCACGCCTAAACTAGAAGTACCAGAAAATTTCGCT CCAACAAAGCCCGGCCGTCCATGGTTTATCAACCCCATCAGCGACAAGAACCCCTGGTGGGTCATCCTTGTGTCCGCTATTCCAGCTTTCCTGTCTACCATTTTGATTTTCCTTGATCAGCAGATCACAGCTGTCATCGTCAACAGAAAGGAGAATAAACTGAAG AAAGGAAACGGTTACCACTTGGACATGTTCGTGGTCGGTATCTGCGTGCTGATCTGCTCGCTGCTTGGTCTGCCGTGGTACGTCGCCGCCACTGTGTCCGCCCTGGCCCACATCATGAGTCTGAAGAAGGAATCCGAATGCTCCGCCCCTGGTGAAAAGCCGGTCTTCTTAGGATGTCG CGAACAACGTGTGACAGCGCTGGTGGTCGGTATCCTCAGTGGTCTCTCTGTCTTTATGACCAAAATCTTGAAG GTTATCCCTATGCCTGTGTTGTACGGTGTCTTCTTATTCATGGGTGTCGCAGCTCTTAAAGGAATGCag TTTGTTGACCGCCTCGCTCTCATCTTCATGCCCAAGAAGTACCAGCCCGATCACATGTACCTTCGTCACGTGCCGATCAAGCGTGTCCACCTCTTCACCTTCTTCCAAATCGTCTGTCTGGCTGTACTGTGGGTGGTGAAGATGATCAAGTCCATCTCCATTCTCTTCCCCGTCATG GTTTTGGGTACTTGTATTGTACGAAAGTTGTTTGACTATATCTTCGAGCAAAGAGAGTTAAAATGGCTGGATGACTTGATGCCGGAGGATAAGAAGATGGCAAAGGAGGACCAAGAAATAGCTGGAGAAGGCGAG AAAGATCAGCTGCTGAATGAGGAGGAGTCAAAGTTCAACTACAACCGAGTCAACATCTCTGAGGAGGTCAACAAGACCGGTATGTGGCTCCAAGTGCGCCGCAGTTCCACCAGGGAGGACTCACTCCACGA CAAAAATAGAAAGAACATGAAGAACGAAGAAAATTCAGAGAAAAAGGGACAAAAAGCCGCCTTCTACTTCGGAGAAAACGCGTAA